CCATAACTTGCTTCTTACCTTTATCAAATTGTTGCAATAATTCGTTGTATTCTTTTTCAGTTCTACCCGAACCTTTAATTATACGTTGTTTACGATTTATTGCTTTTAATACACGCGGCTCGCGACGTTCTTTCAAAGTCATTGAGTTCATTAAAACGTTTGCTACAAACAGTTTTTTTTGAGCTCCCTCTAATTGACTTTCAGTAAGTTTTTGAGCCCCGGGAATCATTTTCATAATTCCTCCAAGATTTCCCATTTTAGCTACTTGAGCTAATTGGTTTCTTAAATCTTCTAGGTCGAATTGTCCCATGAACATTCTTTTCATGGTTTTTTCCATAGTTCTTTGATCAACAACTTCAGTTGCTTTCTCAAAAAGGCTATCGACATCTCCCATCCCCAAAATACGGTCAGCCATACGTTTGGGGTGGAATTCTGCTAAGGCGCTGATACCTTCACCTTCCCCGATAAATTTGACGGGTAAGTTGGTCATGCTTGTAATTGAAAGAGTCGATCCCCCACGAGCATCCCCATCTAATTTGGTAACAATAACTCCTGTTAACTTCAATAAATTATCAAACTCTGTTGTTACATTTATGATATCTTGTCCAGTCATACCATCAACCACAATTAAAATTTCTTGAGGTGATACAGCTTTTCTAATATTATTTAATTCAGTCATTAAATTTTTATCAATTTGCAAACGACCAGCTGTATCTAAAATTACAACGTCAAAGTTTTCTTTGACAGCATAATCCATAGCTTCTTTAGCTGTTTTTACAGGGTCTTGTTTCCCTTTTTCAAAAGTTGTGAAATTGTTTTTACTTCCCAATTCCACTAATTGATCAATCGCTCCGGGACGGTAAATATCTAATCCAACAGCTAAAGGTTTTTTACTGTATTTTTTAGAAACTAAGTTTGCTAATTTACCAACAGTGGTAGTTTTACCAGCTCCCTGTAAACCTACCATCATAATTACAGATGGACGTTTAGCTATTTCTAAACCTTTGTTAGTTTTCCCTAATATTTCAACTAATTCTTCGTGAACTAATTTAACCATTTGTTGGTCTGCACGAACACCCTCTGAAATATATTGTCCAGTAGCTTTTGACTCAATTTTACTAATAAATTTTTTTACAACTTCCAAGTTAACGTCAGCTTCAATTAAAGTCAATCTAATTTCTCTTAGAGTTTCTTTAATATTTTCTTCTGTTAGTGTGGTTTTTTTCATATTTTTTTCAATAGATTTTTTCATTCTATTGGCTAAAAAATCTCCAAATCCCATAATTTCACCTCAACTATCATCTAATAAATTGTATATCAAAAAAACCGTTTCTAAACGGTTTTTTTAAATATTTTAACGGATTATTTTAACTTCACGTTTTTCTCTAATAATGGTCATTGTTATTTCTCCAGGAATTACAACCTCTTTGGTAATTAACTCTTGAAGGTTATTTAATATTCCAACTAGTTGTCAATCTTCAACTAGTTCTGGGTCAACAATGATACGAATTTGTCTACCTGATTGAATCGCATAAGCATTTTGAACTCCCTCAACTGATTTAGCAATTTTTTCAATATCACTCATTCTGTTTAAGAAGTCCTCAGCTGAGTTATTTCTAGCTCCTGGTCTTGATGCTGAAATTGAATCAGCGATTGAAACAATAGCTGCAATCAAGTCCTCTCTTGCAAAATCACCGTGATGTGATGCAATTGAATTAATTACAACTTTATCTTCACGATATTTTTGCGCTATATTAATACCCAATACTACATGACTACCTTCTTCTTCAAAATCCACCGCTTTACCGATGTCATGCAATAATCCCGATCGGATTGCTAATTTTGTATTTAGTCCTAATTCAGCTGCAATTGTACCTGCTAATTTAGCCACTTCAATTGAGTGTAATAAGACATTTTGACCATAACTTGTTCTGTACTTCAATTTACCAATAAGTTTTATTAGTTCTATATCCATATTGAATATTCCCAATTCTTCAATTACTTGAGTTCCAGCCTCAAGAGTTATTTGTTCAATTTCTTTTTGTTGTTTTAGGATTTCTTCTTCAATTTTCACTGGTTGGATTCTTCCATCAGCGATCAAGTTATTCAGTGCTCTTGTTACTATTTCTCTTCTAATGGGGTTAAAACTTGAAATCGTGATTATATTTGGTGTTTCATCGATAATTACATCAACTCCCCCAAAACTCTCCAGCGCTTTAATATTACGGCCTTCTTTTCCAATAATTCGACCCTTAATATCATTTGTTGGCAGTTTGATGAAGCTGGTTGTTTTTTCAGCAACTACTTCTACTGCATATTTTTCCATTGCAGCTACAATTAATTCGATTGCATTTGTTTTAGCATTGTTATGAGCTTCTAGTTGTTTGTTTCTAATAAGTGAGTTTAACTCTTTTGTGAACTTATGTTCAACACTCTTAAATAAAACTTCCTTAGCTTCACTTTGAGAAATTTTGGATGCAATTTCTAATGCTGAAATTACGTCCTCCAATTTTTTTTCATATTCTTTATATTTGTTGTTTGTTAAAGTTTCTCTACTAGAAAGAGACTCTATTTTTAACTCTAGATTCTTTTCTTGAATACTAATTTCGTTAACTTTTTTTTCTAAATCTGTTTCGAGTTTAGAAATTTCGTATTTTTTCTCCATAATTTTCTTTTCTGCTTGAAATATAATTTCATCTGACTGAATTTTTGCATCAGCTGTCGCAGAAATTAGGATTTTTTTGGCTTCGTCTTGAGCTTTTTTAATAAGTCGTTGTCGACGTTGGCTAAAACATAGAACTAAGATCGCTATTATCGCTAAAGAGAATAGGACGGTTAGTGCTATGATAGCCTCAACGGCTGTTCTTGAATTCATTTAAATCTTACCTTTCTTTTGAAAAGCAAGCGGATTTGTGTATAACACTTATTAATTTTACTATTTTTTTATCATAAAGTCCATCAGTTAAAATAAAAAGTTCTTGCAAAAGAACTTTTCAAAATATTAATCAATTATATTTGCATAATCCTCAACGCTAACTCTAATTTTTTCGCGATTGTTGCCTGCATAATTATCATCAGGCTTACCAAGAGCAAATCCAAAAATTGGGCGGCGTCCATTTTTTAATAAATTCATTTCTTGTAAGCTTTGGGTTAGTACATCTACAAAAAATCCTGTCATGATTGTTGAACCTATATTTAGTTCGGTCGCTTTCAATGACATATAACCAATATGAATTCCGGCGTTGATTTTGTCGTATTCTTGGGCGAAAGACATGTTAGGATATATTTTCAAAAGATTATTTTTTATCTCTTTCTTTTTATCTTCATACATTTTAGAAAGTTTCAGTAGTTTTTCGTCCATTAATTTACCATCTTCAACCTCGTAAGTTGGAGTTGTAATTCCTAAGACAATAATCAAAGCACTCGCTGATTTAATGTTTTCGCAGTTATAACCTTGAAATGCTTCAGCAATTTTATCTTTTACTTTTTGATTTAAAATAACAATGGTTTCTACTTGTTGGAGACCAAAACCACTTGGTGCCATTCTTCCAGCATTAACAATCTCTAAAATTTGTTCTTTAGGGAGAATTGCTCCTTGTTGATATTTTTTAATTGTTTTTCGTTCTTTTATTAATTGATCCAAATTTTTCATATTTCCTACTTCTATTTTTCGACGTTTATAACTGCTTCTAGTTCTTCACAAATTTTATCATAATGTTCTGTATTGCTTGTTAATCAGTTCTTAACGACTTCTTTACCTTGTCCAATTTTTATATCTTTATAAGAATATCATACACCTGATTTGGTCAAGATATTGTATAAAGATGCTAGTTCAATAATTTCTGAAAGTTTATCAATTCCTTTATTATAATTGATTGTGATTTGAGCAACTTTAAATG
This Spiroplasma endosymbiont of Panorpa germanica DNA region includes the following protein-coding sequences:
- the ffh gene encoding signal recognition particle protein → MGFGDFLANRMKKSIEKNMKKTTLTEENIKETLREIRLTLIEADVNLEVVKKFISKIESKATGQYISEGVRADQQMVKLVHEELVEILGKTNKGLEIAKRPSVIMMVGLQGAGKTTTVGKLANLVSKKYSKKPLAVGLDIYRPGAIDQLVELGSKNNFTTFEKGKQDPVKTAKEAMDYAVKENFDVVILDTAGRLQIDKNLMTELNNIRKAVSPQEILIVVDGMTGQDIINVTTEFDNLLKLTGVIVTKLDGDARGGSTLSITSMTNLPVKFIGEGEGISALAEFHPKRMADRILGMGDVDSLFEKATEVVDQRTMEKTMKRMFMGQFDLEDLRNQLAQVAKMGNLGGIMKMIPGAQKLTESQLEGAQKKLFVANVLMNSMTLKERREPRVLKAINRKQRIIKGSGRTEKEYNELLQQFDKGKKQVMEMTKQLKSGRMPNLGGLGKKGFGGGMF
- the rny gene encoding ribonuclease Y → MNSRTAVEAIIALTVLFSLAIIAILVLCFSQRRQRLIKKAQDEAKKILISATADAKIQSDEIIFQAEKKIMEKKYEISKLETDLEKKVNEISIQEKNLELKIESLSSRETLTNNKYKEYEKKLEDVISALEIASKISQSEAKEVLFKSVEHKFTKELNSLIRNKQLEAHNNAKTNAIELIVAAMEKYAVEVVAEKTTSFIKLPTNDIKGRIIGKEGRNIKALESFGGVDVIIDETPNIITISSFNPIRREIVTRALNNLIADGRIQPVKIEEEILKQQKEIEQITLEAGTQVIEELGIFNMDIELIKLIGKLKYRTSYGQNVLLHSIEVAKLAGTIAAELGLNTKLAIRSGLLHDIGKAVDFEEEGSHVVLGINIAQKYREDKVVINSIASHHGDFAREDLIAAIVSIADSISASRPGARNNSAEDFLNRMSDIEKIAKSVEGVQNAYAIQSGRQIRIIVDPELVEDWQLVGILNNLQELITKEVVIPGEITMTIIREKREVKIIR
- a CDS encoding nitroreductase family protein, whose amino-acid sequence is MKNLDQLIKERKTIKKYQQGAILPKEQILEIVNAGRMAPSGFGLQQVETIVILNQKVKDKIAEAFQGYNCENIKSASALIIVLGITTPTYEVEDGKLMDEKLLKLSKMYEDKKKEIKNNLLKIYPNMSFAQEYDKINAGIHIGYMSLKATELNIGSTIMTGFFVDVLTQSLQEMNLLKNGRRPIFGFALGKPDDNYAGNNREKIRVSVEDYANIID